A window from Citrus sinensis cultivar Valencia sweet orange chromosome 3, DVS_A1.0, whole genome shotgun sequence encodes these proteins:
- the LOC102615604 gene encoding cytochrome P450 72A397-like: MSLAFSSALATIILAYCAWKILNWAWLKPKKLENFLRQQGFSGNSYKIFHGDMKDMSLMLKETKARPISLSDDIVPRILPYHHHIISKYGKKSFKWMGPRPSINVQDPKLIREILLKHDIFQKPKGNSLSKLVVNGMVMYEGEQWSKVRKIANPAFHQDKLKDMLPKMYLSCNHMIRKLFEIAASDEESFELDIWPHIQALAADVISRTAFGSNYDDGRKIFELIREQSHLLIEVSQFDYIPGWRFLPTKPNRKLKANHHEMRRLMKGIIKKREEALRIGKASNDDLLGLLMESNYKEIQEKESGMSIEEVIEECKLFYLAGQETTASLLVWVLIMLCMHPIWQERARQEVFQVLGNKEPKFDELNRLKMVGKIIYEVFRIYSPVSFIFRTNVEETKLGDFILPPGVLLSLPIILVHHDHEYWGDDAKVFNPDRFSEGVSKAAKNNEVSFFPFGGGPRICIGQNFALMEVKLALAMILQNFSFQLSPTYAHAPSRGITVYPQHGAHMILNKL, from the exons ATGTCCTTGGCGTTCTCCTCTGCTTTAGCCACAATTATTCTAGCATATTGTGCATGGAAGATACTAAATTGGGCATGGCTAAAGCCAAAGAAGCTTGAGAATTTTCTTAGGCAGCAAGGTTTCTCCGGAAACTCctacaaaatatttcatggGGACATGAAAGATATGTCCCTGatgttaaaagaaacaaaagccAGACCCATCAGCCTCTCCGATGACATTGTGCCTCGAATCCTGCCTTACCATCATCATATCATAAGCAAATATG GTAAAAAATCATTCAAGTGGATGGGTCCAAGACCAAGCATAAACGTCCAAGATCCCAAGTTGataagagaaattttattgaagcatgatatttttcaaaaacccAAGGGAAACTCACTTAGCAAGCTGGTAGTGAATGGGATGGTGATGTATGAGGGTGAGCAGTGGTCTAAAGTTAGAAAGATTGCTAATCCAGCTTTCCACCAAGATAAGTTGAAG gATATGCTGCCGAAAATGTACTTAAGTTGTAACCACATGATaaggaaattatttgaaattgctGCCTCAGATGAAGAATCATTTGAGTTAGATATCTGGCCTCATATACAAGCTTTAGCAGCTGATGTGATTTCTCGGACTGCATTCGGAAGCAACTATGACGATGGAAGGAAAATTTTTGAACTCATAAGAGAACAAAGTCATCTTTTGATTGAAGTTTCACAGTTTGATTACATCCCAGGATGGAG gTTTTTGCCTACCAAACCGAATAGAAAACTGAAAGCCAACCATCATGAAATGCGAAGACTGATGAAAGGTATAAtcaaaaaaagagaagaagcaTTAAGAATCGGTAAAGCAAGCAATGATGACTTATTGGGTCTATTAATGGAatcaaattacaaagaaattcaagagaAGGAATCTGGAATGAGTATTGAAGAGGTGATTGAAGAGTGTAAGCTGTTCTATCTTGCTGGCCAGGAAACTACTGCATCTTTGCTTGTATGGGTACTGATTATGTTATGTATGCATCCAATTTGGCAAGAACGTGCACGTCAAGAGGTTTTTCAAGTCCTCGGGAACAAAgaaccaaaatttgatgagcTAAACCGGTTGAAAATG GTTggcaaaattatttatgaggTATTTAGAATATATTCACCAGTATCTTTCATTTTCCGAACTAATGTTGAGGAGACGAAGCTAGGGGACTTTATTCTACCGCCTGGAGTTCTGCTTTCATTGCCAATAATTCTAGTTCATCATGACCATGAATATTGGGGTGATGATGCAAAGGTATTTAACCCGGATAGGTTTTCTGAAGGAGTTTCAAAGGCAGCAAAGAATAATGAAGTGTCATTCTTTCCATTTGGTGGGGGTCCTCGAATATGCATCGGGCAAAACTTTGCATTGATGGAAGTAAAATTGGCTTTGGCGATGATTCTGCagaacttttcttttcagctTTCTCCAACTTACGCACATGCTCCTTCTCGTGGCATAACTGTATATCCACAACATGGTGCTCacatgattttaaataaactttag